One Primulina huaijiensis isolate GDHJ02 chromosome 8, ASM1229523v2, whole genome shotgun sequence genomic region harbors:
- the LOC140982482 gene encoding protein ASYMMETRIC LEAVES 2-like: MASSSNSPCAACKFLRRKCQPECVFAPYFPPDQPQKFANVHKVFGASNVTKLLNELQPHQREDAVNSLAYEADMRLRDPVYGCVGVISLLQHQLRQLQIDLSCAKSELSKYQNHLNGGFIHHHQQINLLGSGMAARDFHHQFFPTSHHQQQHVINGYDASSFLAMNMSASLGQLGGFQQAKASGAASDGRRAPVEPS, translated from the coding sequence ATGGCTTCATCATCTAACTCCCCATGCGCCGCCTGCAAATTCCTGCGTCGAAAATGCCAGCCGGAGTGCGTATTCGCGCCGTACTTTCCACCGGACCAGCCGCAGAAATTCGCTAACGTGCACAAAGTCTTCGGCGCCAGCAACGTCACCAAACTGCTTAACGAGCTGCAGCCGCATCAGCGTGAAGACGCCGTTAATTCCCTCGCTTACGAAGCCGACATGAGGCTCCGCGACCCCGTCTACGGCTGCGTTGGCGTCATCTCTCTCCTCCAACACCAGCTCCGCCAGCTTCAAATCGACCTCAGCTGCGCCAAATCCGAGCTCTCCAAGTACCAGAATCACCTTAATGGTGGCTTCATCCACCACCATCAGCAGATCAACCTCCTCGGAAGCGGTATGGCGGCTAGGGACTTCCACCACCAGTTCTTCCCTACCAGTCATCATCAGCAGCAACACGTGATTAACGGGTATGATGCTAGTAGCTTCCTTGCCATGAATATGTCTGCAAGTCTCGGACAGTTGGGGGGCTTTCAGCAGGCCAAGGCATCCGGGGCCGCGTCGGATGGTCGCCGGGCGCCGGTGGAGCCGTCTTAG
- the LOC140982575 gene encoding uncharacterized protein, protein MSSRTLFRRKNHLIATLRQSPFWVQRFLSSEYGNTLGICHSQHWSWAAGHSSSSANLRDKKDSNSPTKDGIPCLLIRKCVEHHLFGVPSLHREIEMQIKFSPFGYGWTTEYAHTFSSAVAGQPETGSGDDKNEEPAVKQKKEPSPEECDQAVEGLSSVKAKAKAKQLQESKKDDKSILKKMWTMLLGIGPALRAVASMSRADWAKKLHHWKDEFKSTLQHYWLGTKLLWADVRICSRLLLKLASGKTLSRRERQQLTRTTADIFRLVPFAVFVIVPFMEFLLPVFLKLFPNMLPSTFQDKMKEQEALKKRLNARIEYAKFLQDTVKEMAKEVQNSRSGEIKKTAEDLDEFMNKVRRGAGVSNEEILGFAKLFNDELTLDNISRPRLMTMCKYMGIGIYGGTDAYLRYMLRKRLQKIKIDDTMIQSEGIESLTEEELRQACRDRGLLGLLSVDEMRQQLRDWLDLSLNHSVPSSLLILSRAFSVSGKVKPEEAVQATLSSLPDEVVDTVGITSLPSEDSVSERRRKLEFLEMQEELIKEEEEKEEEEQARLKESVIGQKDVALEEMMTATAKETEEHEKAKTLDKQEQLCELSRALAVLASASSVSREREEFLRLVNKEIELYNSVVQNEGTDGEEEAKKAYIAAREESDLAAEKAAGDKVSSALINRVDVMLQKLEKEIDDVDAKIGDRWRLLDRDYDGKVTPEEVASAAMYLKDTLDKEGIQEFISNLSKDREGKILVEDIVKLADQTEDAEAKKAEA, encoded by the exons ATGTCGTCTAGAACACTGTTCCGAAGAAAAAATCATCTCATTGCTACGCTCAGGCAGTCTCCATTTTGGGTTCAAAGATTTTTGAGTTCTGAGTATGGAAACACGTTGGGGATTTGTCATTCACAACATTGGAGCTGGGCTGCGGGCCATTCATCGTCTAGTGCGAACCTAAGAGACAAAAAAGATTCCAATTCTCCAACCAAAGATGGAATACCATGTTTGTTAATTAGAAAATGTGTTGAGCACCACTTATTTGGTGTCCCATCTTTGCACCGTGAGATtgaaatgcaaataaaattttcccCTTTTGGATATGGGTGGACAACAGAGTATGCACATACTTTTTCCTCTGCTGTGGCCGGTCAGCCTGAAACAGGTAGTGGTgatgataaaaatgaagaaccagCTGTTAAGCAAAAGAAGGAGCCTTCACCAGAAGAATGTGATCAGGCGGTTGAAGGCTTGAGCTCAGTTAAAGCCAAAGCAAAAGCCAAGCAGCTGCAAGAATCTAAGAAAGATGATAAGTCTATTCTAAAGAAGATGTGGACCATGCTTCTCGGAATTGGCCCAGCTTTAAGGGCTGTTGCCTCTATGAGCag AGCTGATTGGGCAAAAAAATTGCATCACTGGAAAGATGAGTTTAAATCTACATTGCAACACTATTGGTTGGGTACAAAGCTACTTTGGGCTGATGTGAGGATATGCTCAAGACTATTGTTAAAACTTGCTAGTGGGAAGACTCTTTCCAGGAGAGAGAGGCAACAGCTCACAAGAACAACAGCCGACATTTTTAGGCTGGTTCCTTTTGCAGTCTTTGTTATAGTACCATTCATGGAATTTTTACTTCCTGTATTCCTTAAATTGTTCCCCAACATGCTGCCGTCGACCTTCCAGGACAAGATGAAAGAACAG GAAGCCCTGAAGAAGAGGCTGAATGCGAGGATAGAATATGCAAAGTTTCTTCAAGACACCGTAAAAGAAATGGCAAAGGAAGTTCAAAACTCAAGAAGTGgagaaataaagaaaactgcTGAAGATCTTGATGAATTTATGAACAAG GTCAGGAGGGGGGCCGGGGTCTCCAACGAGGAAATTTTGGGCTTTGCCAAATTGTTTAATGATGAACTTACTCTGGATAACATCAGCAG ACCCCGGTTGATGACTATGTGCAAATATATGGGCATTGGTATATACGGTGGTACTGATGCGTATCTTCGCTATATGCTTCGAAAGAGACTTCAAAA GATCAAGATTGATGACACAATGATACAATCCGAGGGGATTGAATCTCTTACAGAGGAGGAGCTTCGTCAAGCATGTCGAGATCGTGGCTTACTTGGATTACTTTCAGTTGATGAAATGCGGCAACAG TTGCGAGATTGGCTGGACTTATCTCTCAACCATTCAGTACCATCATCTTTATTAATTCTTTCCAG AGCATTCAGCGTCTCTGGTAAAGTAAAGCCAGAAGAAGCTGTTCAAGCTACGCTCTCATCCCTGCCTGATGAAGTTGTGGACACTGTTGGCATCACATCTTTGCCTTCAGAGGATTCAGTCTCTGAAAGAAGGAGAAAGTTAGAGTTCCTAGAAATGCAAGAAGAATTAATTAAG GAGGAAGAAGAGAAAGAGGAGGAGGAGCAAGCTAGGTTGAAGGAATCCGTCATAGGCCAGAAGGATGTAGCCTTGGAAGAGATGATGACCGCTACTGCAAAAGAAACAGAAGAGCATGAAAAAGCTAAAACTTTGGATAAACAAGAGCAACTTTGCGAGCTTAGCCGTGCATTGGCTGTTCTAGCATCAGCATCG TCTGTAAGCAGGGAGCGTGAGGAGTTCTTGCGACTTGTCAACAAAGAG ATAGAGTTATACAATAGTGTGGTTCAGAATGAGGGTACTGATGGAGAAGAAGAAGCCAAAAAGGCTTATATAGCAGCCAGAGAGGAAAGTGATCTTGCTGCTGAGAAAGCTGCTGGCGATAAAGTTTCTTCGGCGCTTATAAACAGG GTTGATGTTATGCTTCAAAAGCTTGAAAAGGAAATAGATGACGTGGATGCCAAAATTGGTGATCGTTGGAGGTTACTTGACAG GGATTATGATGGCAAAGTGACTCCTGAGGAGGTAGCATCAGCTGCTATGTACCTTAAAGACACCCTAGATAAGGAGGGTATTCAAGAATTTATCAGCAATCTTTCCAAGGATAGAG AGGGCAAAATTCTTGTGGAAGATATTGTTAAATTAGCCGATCAAACAGAAGATGCAGAAGCCAAAAAAGCTGAGGCCTGA
- the LOC140983582 gene encoding uncharacterized protein yields MGFSIDSSSSSSEHHHTHKVFLLCNYILLGAASSCIFLTLSLRLIPSLCGFLLVLLHVITIIGAISGCAAAARGDSRSATKFYGAHMVATVLTAIFQGSVSVLIFTRPADFLGKLNSYVREEDGVVILKLAGGLSILVFCLEWVVLTLAFCLNYYAHVESNNSYAMRSGKVQDDEDLKTLPWPCKV; encoded by the coding sequence atgggaTTTTCAATCGACAGCAGCAGCAGCTCCTCAGAGCACCATCACACACACAAAGTGTTCCTTCTCTGCAACTACATTTTACTTGGCGCCGCCTCCAGCTGCATATTCCTCACTCTCTCACTCCGGCTCATCCCATCCCTCTGCGGCTTCCTCCTTGTCCTCCTCCACGTAATCACCATCATCGGTGCAATATCTGGCTGCGCCGCCGCAGCCAGGGGAGATTCGAGATCTGCCACCAAGTTCTACGGTGCACACATGGTGGCCACCGTTCTGACGGCCATTTTCCAGGGGTCGGTGTCCGTGCTGATCTTCACTCGACCGGCGGACTTCCTGGGAAAGCTGAATTCTTATGTGAGGGAAGAAGACGGTGTGGTGATACTGAAGCTGGCGGGAGGGTTAAGCATCCTGGTATTCTGCCTGGAGTGGGTGGTGCTAACTCTGGCCTTCTGCTTGAATTATTATGCTCATGTGGAGTCGAATAATAGTTACGCGATGAGGAGTGGAAAGGTTCAGGATGATGAAGATTTGAAGACTCTGCCATGGCCTTGTAAGGTCTAA
- the LOC140983581 gene encoding stearoyl-[acyl-carrier-protein] 9-desaturase, chloroplastic-like, giving the protein MALQFSSFTPRSMPSFLGSHCGSHKIIMASTLHSPSLETRNVKKPFSPPREVHVQVTHSMPPEKLEIFNSLKDWAENNLLVLLKHVEKSWQPSDFLPDPASEGFEDQVKELRQRSKEIPDDYFIVLVGDMITEEALPTYQTMINTLDAVRDETGASPTPWATWTRAWTAEENRHGDLLNKYLYLSGRVDMKQIEKTTQYLIGSGMDPQTENNPYLGFIYTSFQERATFISHGNTARLAKKHGDWKLAQICGTIAADEKRHETAYTKIIEKLFEVDPDGTILSLADMMRKKITMPAHLMYDGNDNNLFEHFSSVAQRLEVYTAKDYADILEFLVGRWEVEKLMGLSGEGRKAQEFVCGLPARIRKLEERASARAKQTSSVPFSWVFGREIKV; this is encoded by the exons atggCACTTCAATTCAGCAGCTTCACACCCCGAAGCATGCCTTCGTTTCTTGGCTCCCACTGCGGATCTCACAAAATTATCATGGCTTCGACGCTTCATTCTCCCTCGCT AGAAACCAGAAACGTCAAAAAGCCTTTCAGTCCACCACGAGAAGTACATGTTCAGGTTACCCATTCCATGCCACCAGAAAAGCTTGAAATCTTCAATTCTCTTAAAGATTGGGCTGAAAATAACCTCTTGGTGCTCCTAAAGCACGTTGAGAAGTCTTGGCAACCTAGTGACTTTTTACCAGACCCTGCTTCAGAAGGTTTCGAAGACCAAGTCAAGGAACTGAGGCAAAGATCAAAAGAAATCCCTGATGACTATTTTATCGTGTTGGTTGGTGATATGATTACAGAAGAAGCGCTTCCGACTTATCAGACCATGATTAACACCTTAGATGCAGTTCGAGATGAGACGGGTGCAAGCCCCACTCCTTGGGCTACTTGGACTAGAGCATGGACTGCTGAAGAGAATAGGCATGGGGACCTTCTCAACAAATATCTTTATCTTTCCGGACGCGTTGACATGAAGCAAATAGAAAAAACCACACAATACCTAATCGGTTCGGGCATG GATCCTCAAACGGAGAACAACCCGTATCTTGGATTCATCTACACTTCATTCCAAGAAAGAGCAACTTTCATTTCTCATGGTAACACCGCAAGGCTCGCCAAGAAACACGGGGACTGGAAACTGGCCCAGATATGTGGCACAATAGCTGCTGACGAGAAACGCCACGAGACTGCCTACACCAAAATCATCGAAAAGCTGTTTGAGGTCGACCCAGATGGCACAATACTGAGTCTTGCTGACATGATGAGGAAAAAAATCACCATGCCTGCTCACCTAATGTATGATGGCAATGACAACAATCTTTTTGAGCACTTCTCCTCTGTGGCACAAAGGCTTGAAGTTTACACAGCCAAGGACTATGCTGATATCTTGGAATTCTTGGTAGGAAGGTGGGAGGTGGAGAAGTTGATGGGTCTTTCCGGTGAGGGGCGTAAAGCTCAGGAGTTTGTTTGTGGTTTGCCTGCAAGGATTAGAAAGTTGGAAGAGAGGGCATCAGCTAGGGCAAAGCAGACCTCGTCTGTTCCCTTCAGTTGGGTTTTTGGTCGAGAAATCAAGGTTTGA
- the LOC140983246 gene encoding protein FLOWERINGUS T-like, whose amino-acid sequence MFRGRDPLVVGRVIGDVLDPFTRSIGLRVTYNNREVSNGYDLRISQVSNQPRVEIGGEDLRSFYTLLMVDPDAPSPSDPNLREYLHWLVTDIPATTGTSFGREIVCYENPSPSMGIHRFVFVLFSQLGRQTVYAPEWRQNFSTREFAELYNLGSPVAAVFFNCQRNTGTGGRRMP is encoded by the exons ATGTTTAGAGGAAGAGATCCTTTAGTGGTTGGTAGAGTGATAGGAGATGTACTGGATCCGTTTACAAGATCCATCGGGCTAAGggtcacatacaacaacagagAAGTAAGCAACGGCTATGACTTGAGGATATCTCAAGTTTCGAACCAGCCAAGGGTCGAGATTGGAGGGGAGGATCTCCGCTCTTTCTACACGCTGCTTATGGTGGACCCGGATGCTCCAAGCCCCAGTGACCCGAACCTTAGGGAGTACTTGCACTG GCTGGTGACTGATATTCCAGCAACCACTGGTACGAGTTTTG GTCGAGAGATTGTGTGTTACGAGAATCCGAGTCCGTCGATGGGGATACATCGGTTCGTGTTCGTACTGTTCAGCCAGCTTGGGCGGCAAACCGTGTATGCTCCGGAGTGGCGTCAGAATTTTAGCACTAGGGAATTTGCTGAGCTCTACAATCTTGGCTCCCCTGTTGCTGCTGTCTTTTTCAATTGCCAGAGGAACACCGGCACCGGAGGCAGGAGAATGCCATAA
- the LOC140982899 gene encoding putative metallophosphoesterase At3g03305, with product MGIVIPITVFLVIFTAPFPPSEAGETIELKNGPEDLAWVVQLSDLHFSVHHPDRAHDFREIVGPTLSFIKPSLVLLTGDLTDGKSKDLVVMKQDEEEWIEYRKVMRDVVRRSGLNESSFYDVRGNHDNFGVPSIGGSHDYFSKYSFSGRLKRKGNVNSVTIQTSKRKLLFVGFDSTMPSGLRGPTNLFGHPTDELLTDINSELSQWDYQSTQPVVKVSFGHFPLSFSEATKSGKTLTDTYLMHSLSAYLCGHLHTKFGKNLKRYHSSHHQRSSKQLLQLNGYRFSSEVAANCSNDATKFNEFWEWEMGDWRKSRSMRILAIDGGHISFVDIDFKLGAKKTIILPTFPLDSRFTSKSFQCGTTDASYRDIRALVFSTSPIISVVARIYDTSSGNLIVVMETSMTKLEGSRGDLYGAPWNFKAFEDPLPERYLLQIETTDITGRSTVSDIRPFSVNGLPAKLLWSWKEFFVMGCQLDSLYLPIFWCFYLLVLSILVIPKVLLSFSRRHYLYKNLKSNKGFINGATRILVEIHNVPVAWFCMIGYLFYLVLFPWFSGQFFNEGGELGYMTYRGVALKLNNFGKMEFLGFPDAMVIVLPHLYFIVLPAIITIIMLAAERGLYHDYLISLSSKKKDDTYGQNKETSLPNNRPKKISELILLKRWLRKFFQVVSLAISWKHLKNCSTLMRAYEMNPFIHFPIYSIAVPLLLAYTIWKTRKA from the exons ATGGGAATTGTGATTCCGATTACCGTTTTCCTTGTCATCTTTACAGCCCCGTTCCCACCATCGGAAGCAGGCGAAACGATTGAGCTGAAGAATGGGCCGGAGGATTTGGCGTGGGTGGTGCAGCTGTCTGACCTCCATTTTAGTGTTCACCACCCTGACAGAGCGCACGACTTCAGGGAAATTGTTGGGCCCACCCTTTCGTTCATCAAACCCTCTTTAGTCCTCCTCACGGGTGATCTCACAG ATGGGAAAAGCAAGGATTTAGTGGTTATGAAACAAGATGAAGAGGAGTGGATTGAATACCGGAAAGTTATGCGTGACGTCGTCAGGAGGAGTGGGCTTAACGAGAGCAGCTTTTATGATGTTCGAGGAAATCATGATAACTTTGGTGTTCCATCCATTGGTGGATCACatgattatttttctaaatacaGTTTCAGTGGTCGgctgaaaagaaaaggaaatgtCAATAGCGTCACAATTCAA ACTAGCAAAAGGAAACTTCTTTTTGTTGGGTTTGACAGCACTATGCCATCCGGTTTACGGGGCCCAACTAATCTGTTTGGCCACCCAACGGATGAATTATTAACTGATATAAATTCTGAACTCTCGCAATGGGATTATCAGTCAACTCAACCGGTTGTCAAGGTATCGTTTGGGCATTTTCCTCTTTCATTCTCAGAAGCTACAAAATCTGGAAAAACCCTGACGGATACGTACCTCATGCACTCTTTATCTGCATACTTATGTGGGCATTTGCACACAAAATTTGGCAAGAATTTAAAGAGGTACCACTCAAGTCATCATCAGCGAAGTTCAAAACAGTTACTCCAATTAAATGGGTATCGGTTTTCGTCGGAGGTTGCTGCTAATTGTTCAAATGATGcgacaaaatttaatgaattcTGGGAATGGGAAATGGGTGATTGGAGGAAAAGTAGATCCATGCGCATTTTGGCTATTGATGGTGGCCATATATCATTTGTTGATATTGACTTCAAGTTAGGAGCCAAGAAAACTATTATACTACCAACTTTTCCTCTGGACTCCAGGTTCACTTCAAAATCATTTCAGTGTGGGACAACAGACGCTTCTTACAGGGATATCAGAGCTCTGGTTTTCTCCACCTCTCCAATTATTTCAGTTGTGGCTAGGATCTATGACACTAGTTCTGGAAATCTTATTGTTGTGATGGAGACATCAATGACAAAGCTGGAAGGATCCCGAGGTGACCTTTATGGTGCCCCATGGAATTTTAAAGCTTTCGAGGATCCACTTCCTGAAAGATATTTACTGCAAATAGAGACAACCGATATTACCGGAAGATCAACTGTTTCTGATATAAGACCATTTTCGGTAAATGGTCTTCCCGCCAAGCTTCTGTGGAGTTGGAAAGAATTTTTTGTGATGGGCTGTCAATTGGACTCCTTGTATCTCCCGATTTTCTGGTGCTTCTATTTGTTAGTCCTTTCCATCCTTGTCATTCCAAAAGTGCTGCTTTCATTTTCAAGAAGGCATTACCtctataaaaatttgaaatccaaTAAAGGCTTTATTAATGGCGCAACTCGGATTTTGGTAGAAATACACAATGTTCCTGTAGCATGGTTCTGTATGATCGGTTACTTGTTTTACCTTGTGTTGTTCCCTTGGTTTTCTGGTCAATTTTTTAATGAAGGTGGAGAACTGGGATACATGACTTACCGAGGTGTGGCTCTGAAACTTAATAATTTCGGAAAGATGGAGTTTCTTGGATTTCCAGATGCAATGGTGATTGTGCTTCCGCACCTTTATTTTATAGTTTTGCCagcaattattacaatcatcaTGTTGGCTGCTGAGAGGGGGTTATATCATGATTACCTTATTTCTCTTTCAAGCAAGAAGAAAGATGATACCTATGGACAAAACAAGGAAACTTCATTGCCTAACAATCGCCCCAAGAAAATATCCGAACTGATTCTTCTCAAGCGCTGGCTTAGGAAATTTTTTCAGGTTGTATCTCTGGCGATCAGTTGGAAACATTTAAAG AACTGCAGTACTCTTATGAGAGCATATGAGATGAATCCGTTTATCCATTTCCCAATCTACAGTATTGCAGTTCCTCTATTGTTGGCTTACACTATCTGGAAAACCAGGAAAGCTTGA